AATCCTTTGTAGCAACTGTGTTTCTTAGGATCTTTGAATAGTTACCAGACAACATATAAAtaggtctctctcacactttctctctttcttttttcatctgtctctttcatctctctctctctttctgtctctctctccctccagacaaCCCCCACCTCCTGCACCCTTCAGCGCCCCCAGACTTGACTGCCACCGCGGGACCCTTCCGTGGGCCCCTTTTCTCCCTGCAGCAGGGGGCCAACGACAGCCCCCACAAGATCCCCATGACCACCTCTCCCCTGCTGgatcctctccccagcctgaAGATTAAGGTGTACAACtcctccacactgtcctccctGGAGCTTCCCCCCTCGGGGGGCTCCTCTGATGGGGAGATCCTGAGCCTGAAGATGGTGGGCACGGTGGGCAGGGACAGGGAGCACCATGGGCAGACACTGTCCAGAGAGCCTGGACACAGCACCAGCGCCACCCTGGGTCACCTGGGTGGGCGCCTCACCATCCCCAACACAGGTAATGTGAAGGCCTGTTCagttacacacagacaatgtaacgcactggaacacacacgcaacagCAAATGGAGGTGCCTTCTAATGGTGGTTTATAGTAATCAGTGTAATCTGCTctttttatttctttctctctccctctgtctatctcgttctcacacacatactcttagGTGTGAGTCTGCTAATTCCACCAGGAACCATTCCTCAGGGGAAGTTTTACGAGATGTACTTGATAATCAGCAAGTGGGAAAAAACAACGTAAGCCAGCATCTAAGACTCCCTTCCTCTAAGCTTTCTCAGAAGGAATAACTTTGGGGAAAATACCTCACCATCAAAATCACTATCATTTAGAGGTATCGGGTCTTTAGTTCTAAGGTTTTAGTTCATGGATTGTCAGTAAAAGTTACAGTTCTGTGGGTTCCTAACCAAAGAGAACAAATCCTAAGTTGAATTCAGAGTTGCTGTGCAAGCAAGTTTAAAGCTGTGATTCAGCCTGCAAAAAGTACCTGTTCTGTTACATTCTTCCTGTAGAATCCTTTCTTTTTACAGTATCTGTGATAGTAAGGTAACTAGCATTACCTACATGTCAATCTCAGTTGGGATCCTTACTTTAAGTCTGCGTGATAGAGAAGCAAAAAATGGCCATTCTCATGTTGTTCTCCTTGTGTGTAGGCTCCCGTCGGAGGGCAATCAAACAGTGCTCAGCCCCATAGTTAGCTGTGGACCATCAGGGATGCTGCTGAGCCGGCCTGTGGTTCTCACACTGCCACACTGCGCCCAGCTGGACACCCCTACCCCAGACTGGATCCTCACCCTCAAGACCCAGACACATCAGGGggcctgggaggtgaggagtagttgggggggggggggggggggatctggatCATATTTCAATGTGATCTATTTTCTCCTATCACTGCTAATtacaaacaaccaaaacataaCTTCATCAAATCTGGTGAGTTGTTTCATATATTAGTCAAGTGTGCAGTGTGCTGTCTGTTGATGCTGTGCTTCTGCCCCTTGCCTAAAGGAGGTGCTTACGGTGGGGGAGGAGACCCTGTCATCGCCCTGCTACCTgcaactggaggaggagagctgccaCGTGCTGTTGGAGCAGCTTGGCACCTACGGCCTGGTGGGCCAATCCGCCCCACCCCAGTCTGCCTGCAAGCGTCTGCAGCTGGCCTTGTTTGCCCCCCgagccccctgcctctccctggacTACAGCCTGCGCATCTACTGCATCCAGGACACCCCCCATGCACTCAAggtaacccccccccttccctttcttGTGTCATATTTTCCCTAATTTGTTTTATGTTTCTatttctatccctctctgtgtttctgttcaCATCTGGACCACATGCCCCttatgtcccccctctctctttttttacatAGGAGGTTTTGGAACTGGAGAAGAGTCTAGGTGGAGTTCTGCTGGAGGACCCCAAGCCTCTCATGTTCAAAGACAGCTACCACAACCTGCGCCTGTCCATCCATGACATCCCACACTCCCACTGGAGGAGCAAGCTGTTGGCAAAGTACCAGGTCAGAAAACCAACATCATTGCCACCCCAGTTCTCTCTGTAAAACATGTAGAGAACCTCAGCTATTGAGTTTACATCCCAGTCATGACAAGTCAGACATCTTACAGATTACCCCAACCCTAAAACAAATGAATGAACTTGTCAATGGCTTTCGTCACTTTTTTTGTGACCCCAGCTATTTGGGCTTGTGTTTTGGGGATTTGTAGGAGATCCCCTTCTACCACATTTGGAGTGGCAGCCAGAGGCCTCTCCACTGCACCTTCAGTCTGGAGCGAGGCAGCCTGGCGGTGTCCCAGCTTGCCTGCAAGATCTGCGTCCGgcaggtggagggagaagggcagaTCTTCCAGCTGAACACAGACATCCAGGAGGTACTTGGGAGGTTGGGATTAGAGGGGGAAAGGTCAGTGAAAATGAAGCCACCACCATTTTATGTACAAGGAAAGGAGCATCAACAGTATGTGCCAGACCTCTCTTGGTTTCCAACAGCTTGCCTTCTCCTACCCACTTTTTAGACCCTGCCACCACACTCGCCCATGCCCTCGGGAGGCacctgtctgccctcctcccaggTGGGCCCCTATGCCTTTCGCCTGCCTGCCACCATCCGCCACAAAATCTGTGCCAGTCTCGACGCCCCTAGTGCCCGCGGATGTGACTGGAGACTACTGGCACATAGCTTGGGGTTCGACAGGTCAGAACCAACCTCAGACATGGCTTGTTATTGTGTggggtttatttttattttgtattttttgggggggttgctTGTGTGTGAATTGTATtgttctctgtgttgttttTTCAACTGTATGTATCTATAATAAAGCGCCGGCAGAGAGCCCTTATTGTTATATTCCTTTCTCTCGACACTAACCTTCACCTCATTCctttcccctgcctctctcaggtATCTCAACTACTTTGCAACAAAACCCAGCCCCACGGGTGTTCTGCTGGACCTATGGGAGGCCTGTCACCAAGGTGACGCAGACCTAGTCTCTCTAGCGACCGCACTCGAAGACATGGGCAAGAGTGAGGTGCTGgtcgtcatgacaacagatgGGGATTGCTGATTGGTCAAGTGAAAACAGAACAAAGAGAGCACATCTGCCATCATCAAGAAAATACCAATACTTGCCTATATATGCACAAAGAAACTAGGACCCTACACAGCTCCTAGAGAGCATTTCTGTCATATCCACCTCTTTATTACCTctgcctcatctcctctccaagCTTTCCCATCAGTTccaccacaccctcaccacactgGGCTACCTGTGACACTCACTACCCAGGCCTGTCTTCAGAGCAATGTGGCACCTTTTGTGGAGGTGAAGACGGGTGGAGTTGCAAGGAGGTGTAAAATATTGGCATATAACCATCCCAGTGTTGTATGTGCAGTGCAAATTGCATTCTTCTTCAGAggaaaaacaaataaatgtgGTTTGTTTGTACATAAACACAATGCTTGAGGATTCTCGCACAAAAATCCAAGCAATCATACAtcaaagcacacacatgcacgtacaggCACGCCCGCACTTCTGTCTGCAGACATACTCGAAGCCCAGTGTGAAAGTGCATGATTAAACACCCTCTCACCTCATGGATTGGGCTTTGTTTCCTAGCGACCAGCCCATATTTGAGGTCCCCATTGTCATGGTGTGTTTGCAGCTAGCGACAGGATAGGTACCTGTCTGCAACCCCTCAGGCTACTGGCAGACACAGAGGGACAGACTCACAGACTGCCCTCTTGCCAACTCTGACAGATATTATCCTCATAATTATGGTGTGACTGACAACAAATCATATCAGGAATGGTTTTGAGTTTGAAGTTCTAATTTGGTTGGATTTGGGGGTGGAGTACAATGGGGTGTATGAGGACAGAGGTGTTTATGGATAGGTGGGGCAGGTGATCAAGACTGATTATTGATAATGTACCCCCGGATGCCTCAAAGTCTTGGTAGAACAGTCAGCTTCAAAGAaggtctctctcctttcttttatctttccttctccttgaatccttctctcctgtctttctgCTCGGCCTTTAATCTGTTCCGATTCAGAATACACAGCAGGAGAGCCCTCAGTCCACCCTTAAAAGTTTCCTTTAGGGAACGCTCTTTTAAGTTATTATCCATATTTGTGGATCTGTTCTTTGTC
This DNA window, taken from Osmerus eperlanus chromosome 6, fOsmEpe2.1, whole genome shotgun sequence, encodes the following:
- the unc5b gene encoding netrin receptor UNC5B isoform X1, whose amino-acid sequence is MLSAQMHRDLARGPLLFLFLFSGYLVADSESSDYSEVLPDSFPSAPAEPLPEFQLEPEDAFIVKNRPVQLRCRAAPATQIYFKCNGEWVNQNDHVTRESLDQVTGLVVREVDISVSRTQVEELFGLEDYWCQCVAWSSAGTTKSTRAYVRIAYLRKNFEQEPLGREVRLDQEVLLQCRPPEGMPPAEVDWLKNEDTIDLALDSNFLMTIDHDLIIKQARLSDTANYTCVARNVVAKRRSSTATLIVYVSGGWSSWTEWSECNTRCGRGWQRRTRSCTNPAPLNGGTFCEGPPFQRVTCTTLCPVDGGWTEWAKWSACGTECTHWRSRECQAPPPRNGGRHCSGSIMESKNCTEGLCTRNKKVSIEHASHPLEPGMGVAVYAGLVGALLLCGVLVLCVGILAYRRRCSHLHGDITDSSSALTAAFHPGNYKPPRQDNPHLLHPSAPPDLTATAGPFRGPLFSLQQGANDSPHKIPMTTSPLLDPLPSLKIKVYNSSTLSSLELPPSGGSSDGEILSLKMVGTVGRDREHHGQTLSREPGHSTSATLGHLGGRLTIPNTGVSLLIPPGTIPQGKFYEMYLIISKWEKTTLPSEGNQTVLSPIVSCGPSGMLLSRPVVLTLPHCAQLDTPTPDWILTLKTQTHQGAWEEVLTVGEETLSSPCYLQLEEESCHVLLEQLGTYGLVGQSAPPQSACKRLQLALFAPRAPCLSLDYSLRIYCIQDTPHALKEVLELEKSLGGVLLEDPKPLMFKDSYHNLRLSIHDIPHSHWRSKLLAKYQEIPFYHIWSGSQRPLHCTFSLERGSLAVSQLACKICVRQVEGEGQIFQLNTDIQETLPPHSPMPSGGTCLPSSQVGPYAFRLPATIRHKICASLDAPSARGCDWRLLAHSLGFDRYLNYFATKPSPTGVLLDLWEACHQGDADLVSLATALEDMGKSEVLVVMTTDGDC
- the unc5b gene encoding netrin receptor UNC5B isoform X2, yielding MLSAQMHRDLARGPLLFLFLFSGYLVADSESSDYSEVLPDSFPSAPAEPLPEFQLEPEDAFIVKNRPVQLRCRAAPATQIYFKCNGEWVNQNDHVTRESLDQVTGLVVREVDISVSRTQVEELFGLEDYWCQCVAWSSAGTTKSTRAYVRIAYLRKNFEQEPLGREVRLDQEVLLQCRPPEGMPPAEVDWLKNEDTIDLALDSNFLMTIDHDLIIKQARLSDTANYTCVARNVVAKRRSSTATLIVYVSGGWSSWTEWSECNTRCGRGWQRRTRSCTNPAPLNGGTFCEGPPFQRVTCTTLCPVDGGWTEWAKWSACGTECTHWRSRECQAPPPRNGGRHCSGSIMESKNCTEGLCTRTLEPGMGVAVYAGLVGALLLCGVLVLCVGILAYRRRCSHLHGDITDSSSALTAAFHPGNYKPPRQDNPHLLHPSAPPDLTATAGPFRGPLFSLQQGANDSPHKIPMTTSPLLDPLPSLKIKVYNSSTLSSLELPPSGGSSDGEILSLKMVGTVGRDREHHGQTLSREPGHSTSATLGHLGGRLTIPNTGVSLLIPPGTIPQGKFYEMYLIISKWEKTTLPSEGNQTVLSPIVSCGPSGMLLSRPVVLTLPHCAQLDTPTPDWILTLKTQTHQGAWEEVLTVGEETLSSPCYLQLEEESCHVLLEQLGTYGLVGQSAPPQSACKRLQLALFAPRAPCLSLDYSLRIYCIQDTPHALKEVLELEKSLGGVLLEDPKPLMFKDSYHNLRLSIHDIPHSHWRSKLLAKYQEIPFYHIWSGSQRPLHCTFSLERGSLAVSQLACKICVRQVEGEGQIFQLNTDIQETLPPHSPMPSGGTCLPSSQVGPYAFRLPATIRHKICASLDAPSARGCDWRLLAHSLGFDRYLNYFATKPSPTGVLLDLWEACHQGDADLVSLATALEDMGKSEVLVVMTTDGDC